From Lysobacter silvisoli, the proteins below share one genomic window:
- a CDS encoding MotA/TolQ/ExbB proton channel family protein, whose protein sequence is MLELVKAGGWPMIPLLLLSAIALAIIIERLWTLRRKAVLPPDLGKEVRAWASRGKLDPAHIESLRATSPLGALLAAALDVRGRPREEIRERIEDVGRHLVHRMERYLNTLGTISAAGPLLGLFGTVVGMIKMFMVIGKSGIGDVNELAGGIGYALICTATGMIVAVPALVAHRWFRGRIAEYIVAMEHEAIQLLDTLDTRPLARPAAANPAAAGSAPPPAQPQAAG, encoded by the coding sequence GTGCTGGAACTGGTCAAGGCCGGCGGTTGGCCGATGATCCCGCTGTTGCTGCTGTCGGCCATCGCGCTGGCGATCATCATCGAGCGGCTATGGACCCTGCGGCGCAAGGCGGTGCTGCCGCCCGACCTGGGCAAGGAAGTCCGCGCCTGGGCCAGCCGCGGCAAGCTGGACCCGGCCCACATCGAGTCCCTGCGCGCCACCTCGCCGCTGGGCGCGCTGCTGGCCGCCGCGCTGGACGTGCGCGGCCGTCCGCGCGAGGAGATCCGCGAGCGCATCGAGGACGTGGGCCGCCATCTGGTCCACCGCATGGAGCGCTACCTCAACACCTTGGGCACGATCTCCGCCGCCGGCCCGTTGCTGGGCCTGTTCGGCACCGTGGTCGGCATGATCAAGATGTTCATGGTGATCGGCAAAAGCGGCATAGGCGACGTCAACGAACTCGCCGGCGGCATCGGCTACGCGCTGATCTGCACCGCCACCGGCATGATCGTGGCGGTGCCGGCGCTGGTCGCGCACCGCTGGTTCCGCGGCCGCATCGCCGAGTACATCGTGGCCATGGAGCACGAGGCGATCCAGTTGCTCGACACCCTGGACACGCGCCCGCTGGCGCGTCCGGCCGCCGCCAACCCGGCCGCCGCCGGCAGCGCGCCGCCGCCGGCGCAACCGCAGGCCGCGGGCTGA
- a CDS encoding ExbD/TolR family protein — protein MRIRDHRADDEPEINLVPLIDVILVLIIFFVVTATFDARSVLKLELPRASGEPSSDTSKALIVLVNAEGRYFVDDREVLRDDLQSLKTTIAEVAGSDRDRQVLLRADARTPYQAVVTVYDALGQLGFRRIMSATAPPTGAGGSEGLR, from the coding sequence ATGCGCATCCGCGACCACCGCGCCGACGACGAACCGGAGATCAACCTGGTCCCGTTGATCGACGTGATCCTGGTGCTGATCATCTTCTTCGTGGTCACCGCCACCTTCGACGCGCGTTCGGTGCTGAAGCTGGAGCTGCCGCGCGCCAGCGGCGAGCCGTCCAGCGACACCTCCAAGGCGCTGATCGTGCTGGTCAACGCCGAGGGCCGCTATTTCGTCGACGACCGCGAAGTGCTGCGCGACGATCTGCAATCGCTGAAGACCACCATCGCCGAAGTCGCCGGCAGCGACCGCGACCGCCAAGTGCTGCTGCGCGCCGATGCGCGCACGCCGTACCAGGCCGTGGTCACCGTCTACGACGCGCTGGGCCAGCTCGGCTTCCGCCGCATCATGAGCGCGACCGCGCCGCCCACCGGCGCCGGCGGCAGCGAGGGCCTGCGGTGA
- the msbA gene encoding lipid A export permease/ATP-binding protein MsbA — protein MTAQVSPWQTYRRLLGFARPYGGLLWLALIGMLIEAAAAGAFTTLMTPIINLTFIEKEKQLSTLLPLAIVGLFLLRGIAGYITDYHMAKAGRSIARDLRVNVLGKYLRLPGLRFDTEPVPSMLVRLGSDSDQVAQAAVDAMKVMLQQSFQALALLGAMLYASWQVTLAVLLMAPPLAFVMDKIGRRYRRISHRIQESAGALLQSADQALGNQQEVKVYGAQGVELQRYGAIADNHLKLSMKVESTRSIASAMVQLMGAVGLALLLFVAGREALAGRLDAGKFVTLMTSMIAIIPALRQLTNVQNMLQRGVASAERLFSVLDSDDEPDNGSRSVQRVRGEIEFRDVVARYPGQTQPALDGVSFSARPGTVTAIVGRSGSGKSTLIKLLPRFYEPESGQILLDGEPLQDYRLSDLRRQIALVGQQVMLFDGTVAANVAYGELQDAAPERLQRAVAGANAQEFVERLPEGVQTHIGAKGGRLSGGQRQRLAIARAMLKDAPILILDEATAALDTESERLVQDALERLMPDRTTLVIAHRLSTIEHADQVLVMDQGRIVERGSHSQLLAQGGLYAHLHRMQFREAE, from the coding sequence GTGACCGCCCAGGTCTCGCCCTGGCAGACCTACCGCCGCCTGCTGGGCTTCGCCCGTCCGTACGGCGGGCTGCTGTGGCTGGCGCTGATCGGCATGCTGATCGAGGCGGCGGCCGCCGGCGCGTTCACCACCTTGATGACGCCGATCATCAACCTGACCTTCATCGAGAAGGAAAAACAGCTCAGCACACTGCTGCCGCTGGCCATCGTCGGCCTGTTCCTGCTGCGCGGCATCGCCGGCTACATCACCGACTACCACATGGCCAAGGCCGGCCGCAGCATCGCCCGCGACCTGCGCGTGAACGTGCTGGGCAAGTACCTGCGCCTGCCCGGCCTGCGCTTCGACACCGAGCCAGTGCCGTCGATGCTGGTGCGCCTGGGCTCGGACAGCGACCAGGTCGCGCAGGCCGCGGTCGACGCGATGAAGGTGATGCTGCAGCAGAGCTTCCAGGCGCTGGCGCTGCTGGGCGCGATGCTCTACGCCAGCTGGCAGGTGACCCTGGCGGTGCTGCTGATGGCGCCGCCGCTGGCCTTCGTGATGGACAAGATCGGCCGCCGCTACCGCCGCATCAGCCACCGCATCCAGGAAAGCGCGGGCGCGCTGCTGCAGTCGGCCGACCAGGCCCTGGGCAACCAGCAGGAGGTCAAGGTCTACGGCGCGCAGGGCGTGGAGTTGCAGCGCTACGGCGCCATCGCCGACAACCACCTCAAACTGAGCATGAAGGTCGAGTCCACGCGTTCCATCGCCTCGGCGATGGTCCAGCTGATGGGCGCGGTGGGCCTGGCCCTGCTGCTGTTCGTCGCCGGCCGCGAGGCGCTGGCCGGACGGCTGGACGCGGGCAAGTTCGTGACCCTGATGACCTCGATGATCGCGATCATTCCGGCGCTGCGCCAGCTCACCAACGTGCAGAACATGCTCCAGCGCGGCGTGGCCTCGGCCGAGCGCCTGTTCTCGGTGCTGGACTCCGACGACGAGCCCGATAACGGCAGCCGTAGCGTGCAGCGGGTGCGCGGCGAGATCGAATTCCGCGACGTGGTCGCGCGCTATCCCGGCCAGACCCAGCCGGCGCTGGACGGGGTGAGCTTCAGCGCCCGTCCGGGCACGGTCACCGCCATCGTCGGCCGCTCCGGCAGCGGCAAGTCCACCTTGATCAAGCTGCTGCCGCGCTTCTACGAACCCGAATCCGGGCAGATCCTGCTCGACGGCGAGCCGCTGCAGGACTACCGACTCAGCGACCTGCGCCGGCAGATCGCCCTGGTCGGCCAGCAGGTGATGCTGTTCGACGGCACCGTCGCGGCCAACGTGGCCTACGGCGAACTGCAGGACGCCGCGCCCGAGCGCCTGCAGCGCGCGGTGGCCGGCGCCAACGCCCAGGAGTTCGTCGAACGCCTGCCCGAGGGCGTGCAGACCCACATCGGCGCCAAGGGCGGCCGTCTGTCCGGCGGCCAGCGCCAGCGCCTGGCGATCGCCCGCGCCATGCTCAAGGACGCGCCCATCCTGATCCTGGACGAGGCCACCGCCGCGCTGGACACCGAATCCGAACGCCTGGTCCAGGACGCGCTGGAACGGCTGATGCCCGACCGCACCACGCTGGTGATCGCGCACCGCCTGTCGACCATCGAACACGCCGATCAGGTGCTGGTCATGGATCAGGGCCGCATCGTCGAGCGCGGCAGCCACAGCCAGCTGCTGGCCCAGGGCGGGCTGTACGCGCACCTGCACCGCATGCAGTTCCGCGAGGCCGAGTAA
- the lpxK gene encoding tetraacyldisaccharide 4'-kinase: protein MAAGSNERRTRVPAYWYGDAPIPVSARLLSALYGAVTGLRRKLYSKGWLRRRHPGVPVLVVGNITAGGAGKTPMTIALVERLRSEGWTPGVASRGYGRDDGAGALWIEASTDPRLGGDEPVLIAARTGAKVRVDRDRYAAARALAEAGCDVVICDDGLQHYRLARDIEIEVVDGRRRYGNGQLLPAGPLRELPERASLCDFRVVNIAQVNGGAGFAAGETGFGEWPMRLVADQVQPVLGGRGRKLSAYSGQRVHAVAGIGDPERFFGMLRGFGIAVVPHAFPDHHRYVAADFEFGSQLPVLMTEKDAVKLAGVGEGGFVTEQYYSVPVRTELPEAFWVALLARLGALRTP from the coding sequence ATGGCCGCAGGCAGCAACGAACGTCGCACCCGCGTGCCGGCGTACTGGTACGGCGATGCGCCCATTCCGGTCAGCGCGCGGCTGCTGTCGGCGCTGTACGGCGCGGTCACCGGCCTGCGCCGCAAGCTGTATTCGAAGGGTTGGCTGCGCCGCCGCCATCCCGGCGTACCGGTGCTGGTGGTGGGCAACATCACCGCCGGCGGCGCCGGCAAAACGCCGATGACCATCGCCCTGGTCGAGCGCCTGCGCAGCGAAGGCTGGACACCGGGCGTGGCCAGCCGCGGCTACGGCCGCGATGACGGCGCCGGCGCGCTCTGGATCGAAGCGAGCACCGACCCGCGCCTGGGCGGCGACGAGCCGGTGCTGATCGCCGCGCGCACCGGCGCCAAGGTGCGCGTGGACCGCGACCGCTACGCCGCCGCGCGCGCCCTGGCCGAGGCCGGTTGCGACGTGGTGATCTGCGACGATGGCTTGCAGCATTACCGCTTGGCGCGCGATATCGAAATCGAAGTGGTCGACGGCCGCCGACGCTACGGCAACGGCCAGCTGTTGCCGGCCGGCCCGCTGCGCGAACTGCCCGAGCGCGCCTCGCTCTGCGATTTCCGCGTGGTCAACATCGCCCAGGTCAACGGCGGCGCGGGCTTCGCCGCCGGCGAGACCGGCTTCGGCGAATGGCCGATGCGCCTGGTCGCCGACCAGGTGCAGCCGGTGCTGGGCGGCCGCGGGCGCAAGCTCAGCGCCTATTCCGGCCAGCGCGTGCACGCGGTCGCCGGCATCGGCGACCCCGAGCGTTTCTTCGGCATGCTGCGCGGCTTCGGCATCGCCGTGGTCCCGCACGCGTTTCCCGACCATCACCGCTACGTCGCCGCCGACTTCGAATTCGGCAGCCAGCTGCCGGTGCTGATGACCGAGAAGGACGCGGTCAAGCTGGCCGGCGTGGGCGAGGGCGGCTTCGTTACCGAGCAGTACTACAGCGTGCCGGTGCGCACCGAACTGCCCGAGGCGTTCTGGGTGGCGTTGCTGGCCAGGCTCGGTGCGCTGCGCACGCCGTAA
- a CDS encoding TonB-dependent siderophore receptor encodes MPSPRPRVTAPLPLRSLPRSPLALCLLAALAPALAQAQQTVPDGSDATDLQGVEVTAQRLDGYAVRNSATATRLNLSPRETPQSISVITREQMDDFGLDDANAVLATATGVNVEKIETDRTYYSARGFDVTNFQMDGLGLPFTNGGQEGDLDTAVYERIEVLRGANGLLSSTGNPSATVNFVRKRPTREFQGTAGLSLGSWNRRRLDLDLSGPLNEAGSLRGRAVAAYQDGDSYLDRYALDKRVFAGALEADLGPGTLLTVGFSQQRNRPTAPMWGALPLYYSDGSATDYDVSTNPSVPWSYWNTTDTRAYAELSQALGGDWTLRAALNYRELEGGGDLFYVYGTPDRATGLGLFSYPSNFNSTEYESLADLYASGGFELGGRRHELMLGLNSARNQSNQLSWYSADIGTPLPPMEQWTGAYPRPSFDAYANGADFLTRRDSLYASARWNLSDRLKLITGANHTRIESSGQSYGTAHRYRADRTTPYLGAVYDLDANLSLYASYARIFNPQTEVDVNHRVLEPVQGRHTELGLKGEWFEQRLNASLALFRVEQDNTAEYAGYDTQTLSSYYRGIDATSTGFELEVTGRVAPGWQLAAGYTQLRIEDADGDDARTYVPRRTLRLSTTYDIAAIEGLSVGAQLRWQDEIHRDQGAQDTAGRPIVTRQPSYALLGLMARYRFNEKFSASLNLDNVTDRKYINSLYWAQGYYGAPRNAMLSLDYRF; translated from the coding sequence ATGCCCTCCCCTCGCCCGCGCGTCACCGCCCCGCTCCCCCTCCGTTCCCTGCCGCGCTCGCCGTTGGCGCTGTGCCTGCTGGCCGCGCTCGCGCCCGCGCTGGCCCAGGCCCAGCAGACCGTGCCCGACGGCAGCGACGCCACCGACCTGCAAGGCGTGGAAGTCACCGCGCAGCGCCTGGACGGCTACGCGGTGCGCAACAGCGCCACCGCCACCCGCCTGAACCTGTCGCCACGCGAGACGCCGCAGTCGATCAGCGTGATCACCCGCGAGCAGATGGACGATTTCGGCCTGGACGACGCCAACGCGGTGCTGGCCACGGCCACCGGCGTCAACGTGGAGAAGATCGAGACCGACCGCACCTACTACAGCGCGCGCGGCTTCGACGTGACCAATTTCCAGATGGACGGGCTGGGCCTGCCGTTCACCAACGGCGGCCAGGAAGGCGACCTGGACACCGCGGTGTACGAGCGCATCGAGGTGCTGCGCGGCGCCAACGGCCTGCTCTCGTCCACCGGCAACCCGTCGGCCACGGTGAACTTCGTGCGCAAGCGCCCAACCCGCGAGTTCCAGGGCACGGCCGGGCTCAGCCTGGGCAGTTGGAACCGCCGCCGCCTGGACCTGGACCTGTCCGGCCCGCTCAACGAGGCCGGCAGCCTGCGCGGCCGCGCGGTGGCCGCCTACCAGGACGGCGACAGCTACCTGGACCGCTATGCGCTGGACAAGCGCGTGTTCGCCGGCGCGCTCGAGGCCGACCTGGGCCCGGGCACCCTGCTTACCGTCGGCTTCAGCCAGCAGCGCAACCGGCCGACCGCGCCGATGTGGGGCGCGCTGCCGCTGTACTACAGCGACGGCAGCGCCACCGACTACGACGTGTCCACCAATCCGTCGGTGCCTTGGTCGTACTGGAACACCACCGACACCCGCGCCTATGCCGAGCTGTCGCAGGCGCTGGGCGGCGACTGGACCCTGCGCGCCGCGCTGAATTATCGCGAGTTGGAAGGCGGCGGCGATCTGTTCTACGTCTACGGCACGCCCGACCGCGCTACCGGCCTGGGCCTGTTTTCGTATCCATCCAACTTCAACAGCACCGAGTACGAAAGCCTGGCCGACCTGTACGCCAGCGGCGGCTTCGAACTGGGCGGGCGCCGCCACGAGCTCATGCTGGGCCTCAACAGCGCGCGCAACCAGTCCAATCAGTTGTCCTGGTACAGCGCCGACATCGGCACGCCGCTGCCGCCGATGGAGCAATGGACCGGCGCTTATCCGCGTCCGAGCTTCGACGCCTATGCCAACGGCGCGGATTTCCTGACCCGCCGCGACAGCCTGTACGCGAGCGCGCGCTGGAACCTGTCGGACCGGCTCAAGCTGATCACCGGTGCCAACCACACCCGCATCGAAAGCAGCGGCCAAAGCTACGGTACCGCGCACCGCTACCGCGCCGACCGCACCACGCCCTACCTGGGCGCGGTCTACGACCTGGACGCGAATCTGTCGCTGTACGCCAGCTATGCGCGCATCTTCAATCCGCAGACCGAGGTGGACGTGAACCACCGGGTGCTGGAGCCGGTGCAGGGCCGCCACACCGAGCTGGGCTTGAAGGGCGAATGGTTCGAGCAGCGCCTCAACGCCAGCCTGGCGCTGTTCCGCGTGGAGCAGGACAACACCGCCGAGTACGCGGGTTACGACACTCAGACCCTGAGTTCGTATTACCGCGGCATCGACGCGACCTCGACCGGCTTCGAGCTGGAAGTGACCGGCCGCGTTGCGCCGGGCTGGCAGCTGGCCGCGGGCTACACCCAGCTGCGCATCGAGGACGCCGACGGCGACGACGCGCGCACCTACGTGCCGCGCCGCACGCTGCGGCTGTCCACCACCTACGACATCGCCGCGATCGAGGGATTGAGCGTGGGCGCGCAGCTGCGCTGGCAGGACGAGATCCACCGCGACCAGGGCGCGCAGGACACGGCCGGGCGCCCCATCGTCACCCGACAGCCATCGTATGCGCTGCTGGGTTTGATGGCGCGCTATCGCTTCAACGAAAAGTTCAGCGCGAGCCTGAACCTGGACAACGTCACCGATCGCAAATACATCAATAGCCTGTATTGGGCGCAGGGATATTACGGCGCTCCGCGCAATGCGATGTTGAGCCTGGACTATCGATTCTGA
- the kdsB gene encoding 3-deoxy-manno-octulosonate cytidylyltransferase — translation MTAAAALEFVVAIPARYAATRLPGKPLRLLGGEPLVLHVARRALAAGAREVWIATDDERIAQALDGSGVRIAMTDTAHASGTDRLAECARIAGWSDDTVVVNLQGDEPFAPAAGVRACAQALLDSGAPMSTLAAPVSDVETLLDPNAVKLVRADNGDALYFSRAPIPWPRDEFARDRTRMPQGGPWLRHIGIYGYRAGFLQRFAAMPPGRLERIESLEQLRVLEAGHRIAVALTPAPFPPGVDTPEDLARAEAQLAREA, via the coding sequence ATGACGGCTGCCGCCGCACTCGAATTCGTCGTCGCCATCCCCGCGCGCTACGCCGCCACCCGCCTGCCGGGCAAGCCGCTGCGCCTGCTCGGCGGCGAGCCGCTGGTGCTGCACGTGGCGCGGCGCGCCCTGGCCGCGGGCGCGCGCGAGGTCTGGATCGCCACTGACGACGAGCGCATCGCCCAAGCCCTGGACGGCAGCGGCGTGCGCATAGCCATGACCGACACTGCGCACGCCTCCGGCACGGACCGTCTGGCCGAATGCGCGCGCATCGCCGGCTGGTCGGACGACACCGTGGTGGTGAACCTGCAGGGCGACGAGCCGTTCGCGCCCGCGGCCGGCGTGCGCGCCTGCGCGCAGGCCTTGCTCGACAGCGGCGCACCCATGTCGACCCTGGCCGCGCCGGTGAGCGACGTGGAGACCCTGCTCGATCCCAACGCGGTCAAGCTGGTGCGCGCCGACAACGGCGATGCGCTGTACTTCAGCCGCGCGCCGATCCCATGGCCGCGCGACGAGTTCGCGCGCGACCGCACGCGCATGCCGCAGGGCGGCCCATGGCTGCGCCATATCGGCATCTACGGTTACCGCGCCGGCTTCCTGCAGCGTTTCGCCGCGATGCCGCCGGGCCGGCTGGAGCGGATCGAATCGCTGGAGCAGTTGCGCGTGCTCGAAGCCGGCCACCGCATCGCCGTGGCGCTCACGCCCGCGCCGTTCCCGCCCGGCGTGGACACGCCCGAGGACCTGGCGCGCGCCGAAGCGCAGCTGGCGCGGGAAGCCTGA
- a CDS encoding low molecular weight protein-tyrosine-phosphatase has translation MRLLVVCLGNICRSPVAEGVLRARIQASTLAGQVELDSAGTGDWHVGQPPDRRAIANAAEHGIDIAGLRARQLGPADYRDFDWLLCADRANLRDVRARMPHGAHARAALLLDWTGVEHEGEVPDPYTGGPAQFEHVFQLLDRAADGAIARLRQELRLR, from the coding sequence ATGCGATTGCTCGTTGTCTGCCTGGGCAACATCTGCCGCTCGCCGGTGGCCGAGGGCGTGCTGCGCGCGCGCATCCAAGCCTCGACCCTGGCCGGCCAGGTCGAGCTGGATTCGGCCGGCACCGGCGACTGGCACGTGGGCCAGCCGCCCGACCGCCGCGCGATCGCCAACGCCGCCGAGCACGGCATCGACATCGCCGGCCTGCGCGCGCGCCAACTAGGCCCCGCCGACTACCGCGACTTCGATTGGCTGCTGTGCGCCGACCGCGCCAACCTGCGCGACGTGCGCGCACGCATGCCGCACGGCGCTCACGCGCGCGCGGCGCTGTTGTTGGATTGGACCGGGGTGGAGCACGAGGGCGAGGTCCCGGACCCCTACACCGGCGGCCCGGCCCAGTTCGAGCATGTGTTCCAGCTGCTGGACCGCGCCGCCGACGGCGCGATCGCGCGTTTGCGCCAGGAATTGAGGCTGCGCTAG
- the uvrC gene encoding excinuclease ABC subunit UvrC codes for MNAAAFDGKAFVKKLSTAPGVYRMIGADDKVLYVGKAGALKNRVSSYFNATPKSARIMAMLAQTARMEVTVTRTETEALILENQLIKSLKPRYNVLLRDDKSYPYVLMTQEAWPRIAMHRGPRAIPGRYFGPYASVGAVRDTLNLMHKLFRLRSCEDSVFRNRSRPCLQHQIGRCSAPCVGLVQAREYAESVRRAGLLLDGRSDELTDELGKAMEAASARLDFESAARLRDLVVSIRTLQARQYVDGRAADLDVLAVAMQGTAACVLLLAFRDGRNLGTRAFYPQTHGNDNPEEVLAAFVSQYYGEQLPPGEIVLDRDIPDRELIEQALSAAGERRVQIKCNVRGERAGYLDLARRNAELSLAAERTSHAAQLARAEALRDMLGMAALPARIECFDISHTMGEATVASCVVFDAEGPVRGQYRRYNIAGIEPGDDYAAMNQAIERRFRRAVEDNGVVPDLLLIDGGAGQVAQARAAMADLGVEGVILVGVAKGPARRPGDEELLLPDGRTLRPGAESPALQLIQQVRDEAHRFAITGHRGRRQKARNSSRLEDIPGIGPRRRASLLRHFGGLGGLKAAGVEEISRVEGVNAALAERIYATLHGLDAPDAGAPAKATPKAANGGTRSEG; via the coding sequence ATGAACGCGGCCGCGTTCGACGGCAAGGCCTTCGTCAAGAAGCTCAGCACCGCGCCGGGCGTCTACCGCATGATCGGCGCCGACGACAAGGTGCTCTACGTCGGCAAGGCCGGCGCGCTGAAGAACCGCGTTTCCAGCTATTTCAACGCCACCCCCAAGTCGGCGCGGATCATGGCCATGCTGGCGCAGACCGCGCGCATGGAGGTCACGGTCACCCGTACCGAGACCGAAGCGCTGATCCTGGAAAACCAGCTGATCAAGTCGCTCAAGCCGCGCTACAACGTGCTGCTGCGCGACGACAAGAGCTACCCCTACGTGCTGATGACCCAGGAGGCCTGGCCGCGCATCGCCATGCACCGGGGCCCGCGCGCGATCCCGGGGCGCTACTTCGGCCCTTACGCCAGCGTCGGCGCGGTGCGCGACACCCTCAACCTGATGCACAAGCTGTTCCGCCTGCGCAGCTGCGAGGACAGCGTGTTCCGCAACCGCTCGCGGCCCTGCCTGCAGCACCAGATCGGCCGTTGCAGCGCGCCCTGCGTGGGCCTGGTGCAGGCGCGCGAATACGCCGAGAGCGTGCGCCGCGCCGGCCTGCTGCTGGACGGGCGCAGCGACGAGCTCACCGACGAGCTGGGCAAGGCGATGGAAGCGGCCAGCGCGCGCCTGGATTTCGAGAGCGCCGCGCGCCTGCGCGACCTGGTCGTGTCCATCCGCACCTTGCAGGCGCGCCAGTACGTGGACGGCCGCGCCGCCGACCTGGATGTGCTGGCCGTGGCCATGCAGGGCACCGCCGCCTGCGTGCTGCTGCTGGCCTTCCGCGACGGCCGCAACCTGGGCACGCGCGCCTTTTACCCGCAGACCCACGGCAACGACAACCCCGAGGAAGTGCTGGCCGCGTTCGTGTCGCAGTATTACGGCGAGCAGCTGCCCCCGGGCGAGATCGTGCTCGACCGCGACATTCCCGACCGCGAACTGATCGAACAGGCGCTGTCGGCCGCGGGCGAGCGCCGCGTGCAGATCAAGTGCAACGTGCGCGGCGAGCGCGCCGGCTATCTGGACCTGGCGCGCCGCAACGCCGAGCTGTCGCTGGCCGCCGAGCGCACCAGCCACGCCGCCCAGCTGGCGCGCGCCGAAGCGCTGCGCGACATGCTGGGCATGGCCGCGCTGCCGGCGCGCATCGAGTGCTTCGACATCAGCCACACCATGGGCGAGGCCACCGTGGCCTCGTGCGTTGTGTTCGACGCCGAGGGCCCGGTGCGCGGCCAGTACCGCCGCTACAACATCGCCGGGATCGAGCCGGGCGACGACTATGCGGCGATGAACCAGGCGATCGAACGGCGTTTCCGCCGCGCGGTGGAAGACAACGGCGTGGTCCCGGACCTGCTGCTGATCGACGGCGGCGCCGGCCAGGTCGCGCAGGCGCGCGCGGCGATGGCGGATTTGGGCGTGGAAGGCGTGATCCTGGTCGGTGTGGCCAAGGGCCCCGCGCGCCGCCCCGGCGACGAGGAACTGCTGCTGCCCGACGGCCGCACCCTGCGTCCCGGCGCCGAATCGCCGGCGTTGCAGCTGATCCAGCAGGTCCGCGACGAGGCGCACCGTTTCGCCATCACCGGCCACCGCGGCCGCCGTCAGAAGGCGCGCAACAGCAGCCGGCTGGAGGACATCCCGGGCATCGGCCCGCGCCGCCGCGCCAGCCTGCTGCGGCATTTCGGCGGCCTGGGTGGGCTAAAAGCGGCCGGCGTCGAAGAAATTTCCCGGGTCGAGGGCGTGAATGCCGCCCTGGCAGAGCGCATCTATGCGACCCTGCACGGGTTGGACGCGCCGGATGCCGGCGCCCCGGCCAAGGCCACCCCCAAAGCGGCCAACGGCGGCACGCGGAGCGAAGGATGA
- the pgsA gene encoding CDP-diacylglycerol--glycerol-3-phosphate 3-phosphatidyltransferase, with amino-acid sequence MKLTVPTMLTLARIVLIPVLVVVFYLPFKWTNFAAAFIFAFASITDWLDGWIARRYNQYSAFGAFLDPVADKLMVAVALLLIVQKHPTVWMTLWAAVIVGREIAVSALREWMAELGQRATVKVASIGKIKTVVQMLALVCLLYQEPLMGLPTFRIGEWMLAAAALLTLWSGLAYLRAAWPIMRADAKRPTS; translated from the coding sequence ATGAAGTTGACCGTACCCACCATGCTCACCCTGGCCCGGATCGTGCTGATCCCGGTCCTGGTGGTCGTGTTCTATCTGCCGTTCAAGTGGACCAACTTCGCGGCGGCCTTCATCTTCGCCTTCGCTTCGATCACCGACTGGCTCGACGGCTGGATCGCGCGCCGCTACAACCAGTACTCGGCCTTCGGCGCCTTCCTCGATCCGGTCGCCGACAAACTGATGGTGGCGGTGGCGCTGCTGCTGATCGTGCAGAAGCATCCGACGGTGTGGATGACGCTGTGGGCGGCGGTGATCGTGGGCCGCGAAATCGCGGTTTCCGCGCTGCGCGAATGGATGGCCGAGCTGGGCCAGCGCGCGACGGTGAAAGTGGCCAGCATCGGCAAGATCAAGACGGTGGTGCAGATGCTCGCGCTGGTCTGCCTGCTGTACCAGGAACCGCTGATGGGCCTGCCGACCTTCCGCATCGGCGAGTGGATGCTGGCCGCGGCCGCGCTGCTGACCTTGTGGTCGGGGCTAGCGTATTTGCGTGCGGCATGGCCTATAATGCGCGCAGACGCGAAACGGCCCACCAGTTGA
- a CDS encoding TSUP family transporter, with protein sequence MPELALQILLLLFLAGLLAGFIDAIAGGGGMVTIPAMLLAGIPPLQVLGTNKLQSLFGSASASWAYARHGHVDLREQLPMALTAALGAVLGALLATVVPAGVLKAALPFLLIAIAVYFGLKPGIGDVERHRRMSAFAFGATVVPLIGFYDGVFGPGTGSFLMLGFVSLAGYGILKATAHTKFLNFGSNVGAFAVFLAFGAVLWKVGLVMGLGQFVGAQLGSRFAMKQGAKVIKPLLVTVSVLLALRLLADPAHPLRLWLGF encoded by the coding sequence GTGCCCGAACTCGCCCTGCAGATACTCCTGCTGCTGTTCCTGGCCGGCCTGCTGGCCGGCTTCATCGACGCCATCGCCGGAGGCGGCGGCATGGTCACCATTCCGGCCATGCTGCTGGCCGGCATACCGCCGCTGCAGGTGCTGGGCACCAACAAACTGCAGTCGCTGTTCGGTTCGGCCTCGGCCAGTTGGGCCTACGCGCGTCACGGCCACGTCGATCTGCGCGAACAACTGCCGATGGCGCTCACCGCCGCGCTGGGCGCGGTGCTGGGCGCCTTGCTCGCCACCGTGGTGCCTGCCGGAGTGCTCAAGGCGGCGCTGCCGTTCCTGCTGATCGCCATCGCCGTGTACTTCGGCCTCAAGCCCGGCATCGGCGATGTCGAACGCCACCGGCGCATGAGCGCGTTCGCGTTCGGCGCGACCGTGGTGCCGCTGATCGGTTTCTACGACGGCGTGTTCGGTCCGGGCACCGGCTCGTTCCTGATGCTGGGCTTCGTGAGCCTGGCCGGTTACGGCATTCTCAAAGCCACCGCGCACACCAAGTTCCTCAACTTCGGTTCCAACGTGGGCGCGTTCGCGGTGTTCCTGGCCTTCGGCGCGGTGCTGTGGAAGGTGGGCCTGGTCATGGGCCTGGGCCAGTTCGTCGGCGCGCAGCTGGGATCGCGTTTCGCGATGAAGCAGGGCGCCAAGGTGATCAAGCCGCTGCTGGTCACCGTATCGGTGCTGCTGGCGCTGCGCCTGCTCGCCGACCCCGCGCATCCCTTGCGGCTGTGGCTGGGATTCTGA